TAATAGGCAATTCCCTCTGTTTGCCGTAAATCCCGATAATCGGCAATACTGTCACCCCTTGCTATTCTTTTGCGGATTGATACTGCATCCAGAGGTGAAACATTAGGCATATTGAGCAGGTTCGCAAAAGTGAGTCGATTGATATTTCTCGGGGTGATCAGATAATCTTCCCAAATATCACTCATACCTTCCTGCATACCCTCGCTGTTTCCAAGCCGTTCTATCAGGTATGCTATCTCATCCCTTCGCTGAGCAGCTTCATCACGATCTTCATAATGAGATACTATCACAAGGGGTTTGATCTTATTTAAAGTTGTCTGATCTATTTCCTCTATCTCCCTCAAATCATATATGCTTTTAAAAAAGCTGATATAAGTGCGATATTCATAGATAGCTTCTGCCTGCTCGTGCGTTAAGGGTAATTGATATAATTCATCCAGATCAGCCCTGTTCAGATCGATCGGTTCAGCAATTAAAGTCAAACCAACTACGAGAATAAATAATATTATCAGTCTTCTCATCAGATATCCTTATCTTTTCATCTTTATTTCAACAAATCAGGTTTATTTTTACGCCTTATTATGTAAAGCACTTTTAACGTAAATCCTCAGTATCCTCATAATTCCATACAAAAATTGTCTCCTACCACAATTATCTCTTGATCACAATAAGCTTTTCTCTCGTCATCTCATGCATGGAGTAGGGGATTCCACCCACTCCGATTCCAGAGGTATCTCTACCACCAAACGGCATCCAGTCAACTCTGAAAGCTGTATGATCATTGATCATTACTGCTGATGCATTGATTTGTTCAGAAGCATATAAAGCAGTTTCCAAATCACGGGTATAAACTGCTGCCTGAAAGGCAAAGGGCAATGAATTGGCTTTTAATATTGCCTCTTCCAGGTTTTTATAACTATAAAGGCAGATCACTGGTCCAAATATCTCTTCTTTGGAGACATGACAATCTTCTGGAGGATTCAACAGAATAGTTGGTTCATAGCAGGTTTCAGAGAGTTTTTTCCCACCGCAAACAAGCTTTGCGCCACTTTCAATAGCTTCCTGCACCCATTCATCTACTCTATTCACTTCCTCAGGAGTGATCAAGGGACCCACATGCGTTTCCGGATCAAGCTGATCACCGGTTTTCAATTTTAGAGCTGCTGTTTTCAGGTTACTGGTTACCTGCTGGATGATCTTTTCTGCTACAAATATTTTCTGAACTGATACGCATACCTGCCCGGCATGATAAAACCCACCCTTCACCAGTTCTGCTGTCATTTTATCTATATTGGCATCTTCGGTCACGATCACTGGTGCCACTCCACCATGTTCCAGAGCACACCGTGTACCAGGAGATAGCTTTGATCGCAGATTCCAGCCTACTTTTGCTGAACCGATAAAAGAAAAATAATTCACTCTGGCATCTGTAGCCAGTTTTTCTGCAACTCCTCGTTCGCAGATAACAATCTGGCACCACTCTTCCGGTAATCCGGCTTCCCTCAAAATATTAACAAAATTAATGCAGGATAAAGGGGTGCTGGAAGCGGGTTTTATGATCACCGGAGCACCCACAGCTATTGCTGGTACTGTCTGATGGATTATCAAGTTCAAGGGATGATTAAAGGCACTGATGGATACTACTACACCTATTGGCTCGCGCATGGTAAATGCCAGTCTCCCGGCTGATGCCTGTGTCTGTCCCATGGGAATTTGAGTTCCTTTCATTTGACCAATATGCTCTATTGCCAGTTTCACGCCATTTATTGCTCGCATCACTTCCGCCTTGGAATCGCGATAGGGTTTGCCACCTTCCATAGCAGCAAGTTTTGTTAGAAAATCTACTCGCTCCTGCATAATGGCAGCCGTCTTCTCCAGGATTTCAATGCGTCTATGAACCGGCAGCCATTTACTGCGGTCATTTGCCAAAGCATAAGCAGTTTGCAGTTTCTGATCCACTGCCCTGGCATCATCAATAT
This window of the Candidatus Stygibacter australis genome carries:
- a CDS encoding aldehyde dehydrogenase family protein; amino-acid sequence: MKKVIVKNPYDKMEISRIDIDDARAVDQKLQTAYALANDRSKWLPVHRRIEILEKTAAIMQERVDFLTKLAAMEGGKPYRDSKAEVMRAINGVKLAIEHIGQMKGTQIPMGQTQASAGRLAFTMREPIGVVVSISAFNHPLNLIIHQTVPAIAVGAPVIIKPASSTPLSCINFVNILREAGLPEEWCQIVICERGVAEKLATDARVNYFSFIGSAKVGWNLRSKLSPGTRCALEHGGVAPVIVTEDANIDKMTAELVKGGFYHAGQVCVSVQKIFVAEKIIQQVTSNLKTAALKLKTGDQLDPETHVGPLITPEEVNRVDEWVQEAIESGAKLVCGGKKLSETCYEPTILLNPPEDCHVSKEEIFGPVICLYSYKNLEEAILKANSLPFAFQAAVYTRDLETALYASEQINASAVMINDHTAFRVDWMPFGGRDTSGIGVGGIPYSMHEMTREKLIVIKR